A region of Thermovibrio ammonificans HB-1 DNA encodes the following proteins:
- a CDS encoding class I SAM-dependent methyltransferase — MGSNPFNGGAFEYDAFYSTPFGRKLLRLEGRLLEELLKPYRAGPLLEVGCGTGAWMEFLKGKGFTPVVGVDISLQMVKVARSKGLEVVVGNATDLPFKNRSFKASYFVTSLEFIENPLKALSEAIRVTEKALLIGFLNRHSLLNLKRRLKALLGLKTVYRHARFFTLKEVKELVAKAAALCGTRVTFEKSLSTLNFTFGNFAVEPLERLSERLPTGAFKAALFRLR; from the coding sequence TTGGGGAGTAACCCCTTCAACGGGGGAGCTTTCGAGTACGACGCCTTCTACTCAACTCCCTTCGGGAGAAAGCTCCTGAGGCTGGAGGGTCGGCTCCTGGAGGAACTACTGAAACCTTACAGGGCCGGCCCCCTGCTCGAAGTGGGCTGCGGAACCGGAGCCTGGATGGAGTTCCTGAAGGGGAAGGGTTTTACCCCGGTGGTAGGGGTCGATATTTCCCTCCAGATGGTGAAAGTAGCCCGCTCAAAGGGGTTAGAAGTTGTAGTCGGCAACGCCACAGACCTTCCCTTCAAAAACCGCTCCTTTAAGGCCTCCTACTTTGTAACGAGCTTAGAGTTCATTGAAAACCCGCTGAAGGCCCTATCGGAGGCGATAAGGGTAACCGAAAAGGCCCTGCTCATAGGGTTCCTAAACAGACACTCTCTCCTAAACCTGAAAAGGAGGTTAAAGGCCTTACTCGGCCTCAAAACGGTTTACAGACACGCCCGGTTCTTTACCCTGAAAGAGGTTAAAGAGCTTGTGGCGAAAGCCGCGGCCCTCTGCGGCACAAGGGTGACCTTTGAAAAATCGCTCTCAACGCTTAATTTCACATTCGGAAACTTTGCAGTTGAACCGTTAGAGAGGCTCTCTGAAAGGCTACCCACCGGAGCCTTTAAGGCGGCACTGTTCAGGCTGAGGTAG
- a CDS encoding DNA double-strand break repair nuclease NurA — MVRRGIKPLLVETVIKRKEKLLKALSFLDDSSKREIENIWNEFQIENRETPPPYTVAAVDGSRNSVLFAGYVVYAVGATSVLIVNGRKEESWESFSVDVDVLKPDEFSEARLRILMGILEFKELLKASKESNILLVDGSILGAILRPTVFNHELPQELKSLALELFSREEPELQEPICSKSLYGELASSPFITNSREYAATAGYLEYLEYLDTLRRLLESFPGDVVAVSKRSSSSLYRLSPSLSDVALLNAAQLPPGFSDPVDITLDQEKKFQFPDPFEEAFRGLSFITFFVKLKPGAPVLKVELLTGKRSVLLAEEKKEVCKKVLELLGYFEIDGYPWPLREVHELVKIKNGDVQELLNILKFQGITGREGLGE, encoded by the coding sequence ATGGTAAGAAGAGGCATAAAGCCCCTCCTCGTTGAAACGGTTATCAAGAGAAAAGAGAAGCTGCTGAAGGCCCTCTCCTTCCTCGACGACTCCTCAAAGAGGGAGATTGAGAATATCTGGAACGAATTTCAAATAGAAAACAGAGAAACTCCGCCGCCTTACACGGTAGCCGCCGTAGACGGAAGCAGAAACAGCGTGCTGTTTGCCGGCTACGTTGTATACGCCGTAGGGGCCACATCGGTTTTAATCGTCAACGGCAGGAAAGAGGAGAGCTGGGAAAGCTTCTCGGTAGATGTAGACGTCCTAAAGCCCGACGAGTTCTCGGAGGCGAGACTAAGAATCCTTATGGGAATCCTCGAGTTTAAAGAGCTCTTAAAGGCCTCCAAGGAGAGCAACATCCTGCTGGTAGACGGCTCAATCTTAGGGGCAATTCTTCGGCCTACGGTGTTCAACCACGAGCTTCCGCAGGAGCTAAAGAGCCTTGCCTTAGAGCTTTTCAGTCGGGAGGAGCCAGAACTCCAAGAGCCCATCTGCTCAAAGTCCCTATACGGGGAGCTTGCAAGTTCCCCCTTCATAACCAACAGCAGGGAGTACGCGGCAACGGCCGGCTACCTGGAGTACCTTGAATACCTGGATACCCTCAGGAGGCTCCTTGAGAGCTTCCCCGGCGACGTTGTTGCCGTTTCCAAACGCTCAAGCTCGAGCCTTTACAGGCTCAGTCCGTCGCTTTCAGACGTGGCCCTGCTCAACGCCGCCCAACTCCCCCCGGGCTTTTCAGACCCCGTAGACATAACCCTCGACCAGGAGAAGAAATTCCAGTTCCCCGACCCCTTCGAGGAGGCCTTCAGGGGGCTTTCGTTCATCACCTTTTTCGTGAAACTCAAGCCCGGAGCACCGGTCCTGAAGGTTGAGCTCCTTACAGGAAAAAGGTCGGTTCTGCTTGCGGAAGAGAAAAAAGAGGTGTGCAAAAAGGTACTGGAACTCCTTGGTTACTTCGAGATAGACGGATACCCCTGGCCTCTGAGGGAGGTTCACGAGCTCGTGAAAATTAAAAACGGCGACGTCCAAGAGCTTCTAAACATCCTAAAATTCCAAGGGATAACCGGGAGGGAAGGCCTTGGGGAGTAA
- a CDS encoding histidine triad nucleotide-binding protein translates to MCVFCKIVKGELPAKVVYEDDRVMAFHDINPQAPVHVLVIPKEHIPTVNDLKEEHAELIGHIFLVIKKIAKELGIAESGYRVLVNCNSDGGQEIYHLHFHLLGGKPLGPMVCR, encoded by the coding sequence GTGTGCGTCTTCTGCAAAATAGTGAAGGGGGAGCTTCCCGCCAAAGTCGTTTACGAAGACGATAGAGTGATGGCCTTTCACGACATTAATCCCCAGGCTCCGGTACACGTTTTGGTTATTCCCAAGGAGCACATCCCCACCGTAAACGACCTTAAAGAGGAGCACGCCGAGCTGATAGGGCACATCTTCCTCGTTATTAAGAAAATTGCCAAGGAGCTCGGCATAGCCGAAAGCGGTTACAGGGTACTCGTTAACTGTAACAGCGACGGCGGGCAGGAAATTTACCACCTTCACTTCCACCTACTCGGAGGGAAGCCCTTAGGTCCTATGGTTTGCCGCTAA
- a CDS encoding penicillin-binding transpeptidase domain-containing protein, whose protein sequence is MSRKFILILLTLTVFAFGISLITTGTETKPEAPTKPVKSRQKEPSFVKELLSDFSMQYRLFKKATLENGRYTYNNGRYTVVFTVDPQFQQKVEAEFKRFKVKYGAFVAEEPYTGKIVAVVSSLEYPDMAMKRSYPTASTFKIVTAAAALDSGLATPKTELVCGGVGDSCSPSVWLNSPFKVKREFAQSFATSANPFFGNLGRLIGKEKLLKYARLFGFNSKLYNFPWGIYREPLDGYELALMAAGLGDTTTSPFHQAVIAQTILNNGVMLKPTFIEKIIDNKTGKVVYTFKPEVIRRVVKPETAKEIERMMELTVKLGTVSRRRYFLQLRRRYPDAVIGGKTGTLTEKSYPEGRCEWFTGFLKVGDRTIALSSVAVNNWLYYISGYEIAAVAAMDFAKLYQNYAKLEGEPCASSAK, encoded by the coding sequence ATGAGCCGAAAGTTTATCCTGATTCTCCTTACGCTTACCGTTTTTGCCTTCGGAATCTCCCTTATTACAACCGGAACGGAGACGAAGCCGGAAGCTCCTACCAAACCTGTAAAGTCCCGTCAGAAAGAGCCCTCCTTTGTTAAGGAGCTTCTATCCGACTTCTCTATGCAGTATCGCCTCTTCAAAAAGGCAACCTTAGAAAACGGCAGGTACACCTATAACAACGGCCGTTATACCGTTGTTTTCACCGTAGACCCCCAGTTCCAGCAGAAGGTAGAGGCCGAATTTAAAAGGTTTAAAGTAAAGTATGGAGCCTTTGTCGCGGAGGAACCCTACACCGGTAAGATAGTTGCCGTTGTCTCCAGCCTTGAATACCCCGATATGGCCATGAAGCGCTCCTACCCCACCGCTTCCACCTTTAAAATAGTGACTGCCGCCGCCGCCTTAGATTCCGGCCTTGCAACCCCAAAAACGGAGCTCGTCTGCGGAGGCGTTGGAGATTCGTGTTCTCCCTCCGTTTGGCTCAACAGTCCCTTTAAGGTAAAAAGAGAGTTTGCCCAATCTTTTGCCACCTCTGCCAACCCCTTTTTCGGCAACCTCGGCAGGCTCATAGGGAAGGAGAAGCTCCTTAAATACGCAAGGCTCTTTGGCTTTAACAGCAAGCTCTACAACTTCCCCTGGGGAATTTACAGAGAGCCCCTTGACGGCTACGAACTTGCCCTTATGGCCGCGGGGCTCGGGGATACAACCACGAGCCCTTTTCATCAGGCGGTTATCGCCCAAACGATACTCAACAACGGCGTTATGTTAAAGCCCACCTTTATCGAGAAAATCATCGATAACAAAACAGGGAAAGTGGTTTACACTTTTAAGCCGGAAGTTATAAGGCGGGTTGTAAAGCCGGAAACGGCCAAAGAGATTGAGCGTATGATGGAGCTCACTGTTAAACTGGGAACCGTTTCCCGCAGGCGCTACTTCCTCCAGCTGAGGCGCCGCTACCCCGATGCCGTTATAGGTGGAAAGACCGGAACTCTCACCGAGAAGAGCTACCCGGAGGGTAGGTGTGAGTGGTTTACCGGGTTTCTCAAAGTTGGAGACCGAACGATTGCTCTATCTTCGGTTGCGGTTAACAATTGGCTCTACTACATAAGCGGTTATGAGATTGCAGCTGTTGCCGCTATGGACTTTGCTAAACTATACCAGAACTACGCCAAACTGGAGGGAGAGCCGTGTGCGTCTTCTGCAAAATAG